The following are encoded in a window of Polynucleobacter sp. VK25 genomic DNA:
- a CDS encoding sulfurtransferase: MSPLISANQLEEIINSGENVLLCDCRFDLVDPLIGKKSYEESHIPGAIYVDLDKDMSGTKTGGNGRHPLPSPEAWAQTKTRLGISPNTLVVAYDKQGSVYASRLWWMLKATGHANVQVLDGGLDAWNGPMGNIPRSPTPCTQAVGIMPFAGLVLVDEVVGNLQTQKNKIIDARTEERFHGQNETLDPVGGHIPGAMNRFFKNNLNATAFKTPEQLFKEFSEFLGPIKASEIIHQCGSGVTACHNLLAMELAGFKGSRLYAGSWSEWCADPARPVEL, from the coding sequence ATGAGCCCTCTAATCTCAGCAAACCAGTTAGAAGAAATTATTAATAGTGGCGAGAATGTATTACTCTGTGACTGCCGCTTTGATTTAGTTGATCCACTGATTGGCAAAAAGTCTTATGAAGAAAGTCATATTCCTGGCGCCATCTATGTTGACCTTGATAAAGATATGTCAGGTACAAAAACAGGTGGTAACGGTCGTCACCCCTTACCTAGTCCAGAGGCCTGGGCACAAACCAAGACCCGCCTGGGCATCAGCCCAAACACTTTAGTAGTCGCCTACGACAAACAAGGCTCCGTCTATGCCAGCCGCTTATGGTGGATGCTCAAAGCCACTGGTCATGCCAATGTACAGGTGTTGGATGGAGGATTAGATGCCTGGAATGGGCCTATGGGCAATATTCCTAGATCACCTACCCCCTGTACTCAAGCTGTTGGAATAATGCCTTTTGCAGGACTCGTTCTGGTTGATGAAGTTGTAGGCAACCTGCAAACCCAGAAGAACAAAATTATTGATGCGCGTACAGAAGAACGTTTTCATGGTCAAAATGAAACGCTAGATCCAGTTGGCGGACACATTCCCGGCGCAATGAATCGCTTCTTTAAAAATAATCTCAACGCAACTGCATTCAAAACTCCAGAACAATTGTTCAAAGAGTTTTCAGAATTTCTTGGTCCTATCAAGGCGTCTGAAATCATTCATCAATGTGGATCTGGTGTCACTGCTTGCCATAATCTTTTAGCAATGGAGCTTGCTGGATTTAAAGGCTCCCGCCTTTATGCGGGTAGCTGGAGCGAATGGTGTGCAGATCCTGCTAG
- a CDS encoding polyprenyl synthetase family protein produces MSAAFQFQEWIHSHSERTERALDRMLDSAQTIPHRLHEAMRYAAQGGGKRIRPLLVYAAGELGDDQDCSEALDAAAVAIECIHAYSLVHDDLPCMDDDDLRRGRPTVHKAFDEATALLVGDALQTRAFEILANANCDAQVRLNMISALAAASGSRGMAGGQAIDLESVGKTLDLAGLKQMHAMKTGALLSCAVELGGIAAQLNQTQMAHLESYSKSLGLAFQVVDDVLDATADSQTLGKTAGKDAAANKPTYVTLMGLDYAKSQAKELQEAAIASLDSFGTQAQALKDLALLVVNRGK; encoded by the coding sequence TTGAGCGCTGCTTTTCAATTTCAGGAGTGGATTCATTCTCACTCTGAGCGTACTGAGCGAGCTTTGGATCGCATGCTCGATTCTGCACAAACCATTCCTCATCGCTTGCATGAGGCAATGCGTTATGCGGCGCAAGGTGGCGGCAAGCGTATACGTCCACTATTGGTTTACGCAGCCGGTGAACTGGGTGATGATCAAGATTGCAGTGAGGCATTGGATGCTGCTGCTGTAGCAATTGAATGCATTCATGCTTACTCATTAGTGCACGATGATTTGCCTTGCATGGATGATGATGATTTACGTCGTGGTCGTCCAACGGTGCATAAAGCCTTTGATGAAGCTACTGCGCTGTTGGTTGGTGACGCCTTACAAACTCGTGCGTTTGAAATCTTGGCTAATGCAAATTGTGACGCACAAGTCCGTCTCAACATGATTTCTGCTTTAGCCGCTGCGTCTGGCTCTCGCGGTATGGCCGGTGGGCAGGCCATTGATTTGGAGAGTGTGGGCAAGACATTAGATCTTGCAGGATTAAAGCAAATGCATGCCATGAAGACAGGGGCTCTGTTGTCATGCGCGGTTGAATTAGGCGGTATTGCTGCACAACTCAACCAAACGCAAATGGCGCATCTGGAGAGTTATTCAAAATCCCTGGGCTTGGCATTTCAGGTTGTGGACGATGTACTCGATGCCACTGCCGATAGCCAAACTTTGGGCAAAACAGCTGGTAAAGATGCGGCAGCGAATAAGCCGACCTATGTAACCTTGATGGGTTTAGACTATGCAAAGAGTCAGGCTAAAGAGTTGCAAGAGGCAGCAATCGCTAGTTTGGATAGTTTTGGTACTCAGGCACAAGCATTAAAAGATTTAGCTCTCTTGGTCGTTAATCGCGGTAAATAA
- the dxs gene encoding 1-deoxy-D-xylulose-5-phosphate synthase, translating to MTLHSINSPDDLKKLTREELPALADELREFVLDSVSKTGGHLSSNLGTVELSIALHYVFDTPDDRIVWDVGHQSYPHKILTGRRERMNTLRQYQGLSGFPHRSESDFDAFGTGHSSTSISAAMGMARAFQTKGERHVAVAVIGDSAMTGGMAFEAMNNAGVYDDLPLVVILNDNDMSISPAVGALNRHLARLLSGNIYSATKKGIDSVLSIAPPLREFAKRLEDHAKGMVSPSTIFQEFGFNYFGPIDGHDLDALIPMLQNVRRLALEGRGPQFLHVVTKKGQGYELAEADPVLYHGPSKFNPEEGVKKAVASKKTFTQVFGEWLCDMAHADPLLVGITPAMREGSGLVEFEKNFPKRYYDVGIAEQHAVTFAAGMACEGMKPVVAIYSTFLQRAYDQLIHDVALQDLPVLFALDRAGLVGADGATHAGAYDIPFLRCIPNMLVMTPADESECRDLLTTAFHQPHPSAVRYPRGAGIGAIPSKELRTLPMGKAEIRRKSTAPAGQRVAILVFGTLLYPALEVAEGINATVANMRFVKPLDVDLIQSLAAEHDYFVTIEDGAIAGGAGSACLEALSKLGINKPLLQLGLPDEFIEHGDYSLLMTKCGLDVEGIANSIKQRFPTILTINSALSGK from the coding sequence ATGACTTTACATTCAATTAACTCTCCTGACGATCTTAAAAAACTCACACGTGAAGAGCTACCTGCTCTAGCTGATGAGTTACGCGAGTTTGTTTTAGATTCCGTCTCTAAGACGGGCGGACACCTATCGTCAAATTTAGGAACAGTTGAGCTGTCTATTGCCTTGCATTATGTATTTGATACGCCTGACGATCGCATCGTTTGGGATGTTGGACATCAAAGCTATCCCCACAAGATTCTGACTGGTCGTCGTGAGCGCATGAATACTTTGCGCCAGTACCAGGGCTTATCAGGCTTCCCACATCGCTCTGAGAGTGATTTCGATGCTTTTGGAACTGGTCACTCATCCACCAGTATTTCTGCGGCGATGGGTATGGCACGTGCGTTTCAAACTAAAGGTGAGCGACATGTTGCAGTAGCGGTTATTGGCGATAGCGCTATGACCGGTGGAATGGCTTTTGAAGCCATGAACAATGCTGGTGTATACGACGACTTACCTCTTGTAGTGATTCTGAATGACAACGACATGTCGATCTCTCCTGCGGTGGGTGCACTCAATCGCCACCTCGCTAGATTGCTCAGCGGCAATATTTATTCAGCGACTAAAAAAGGGATTGATAGCGTTTTATCAATTGCTCCTCCGTTACGTGAGTTCGCAAAACGCCTCGAAGATCATGCCAAAGGCATGGTTTCGCCATCAACGATATTCCAAGAGTTTGGCTTTAACTATTTCGGTCCGATTGATGGACATGATTTAGATGCTTTGATTCCGATGCTGCAGAACGTGCGTCGCTTGGCTTTAGAAGGTCGCGGCCCTCAGTTCTTGCACGTCGTTACCAAAAAGGGTCAGGGCTATGAGTTGGCTGAGGCGGATCCCGTGCTGTATCACGGCCCTAGTAAATTTAATCCTGAAGAGGGTGTCAAAAAAGCAGTTGCTAGCAAGAAAACATTTACTCAGGTATTTGGTGAATGGTTGTGCGATATGGCGCACGCAGATCCTTTGTTAGTTGGTATTACGCCAGCGATGCGTGAAGGCTCGGGCTTAGTGGAGTTTGAAAAGAATTTTCCTAAGCGTTACTACGACGTCGGTATTGCTGAGCAGCATGCTGTCACTTTTGCGGCTGGTATGGCTTGCGAAGGTATGAAGCCAGTAGTAGCGATTTACTCTACTTTCTTACAGCGCGCGTATGACCAACTCATTCACGACGTAGCATTACAGGACTTGCCTGTTTTATTCGCATTAGATCGCGCTGGGCTAGTGGGCGCCGATGGCGCTACGCATGCTGGCGCATATGACATTCCATTCTTACGTTGCATTCCTAATATGTTGGTGATGACACCAGCAGATGAATCCGAGTGCCGTGATTTATTAACAACCGCTTTTCATCAGCCGCATCCAAGTGCCGTGCGCTATCCGCGCGGTGCAGGTATAGGCGCGATTCCCTCTAAAGAATTGCGCACGCTACCTATGGGTAAGGCGGAGATTCGTCGCAAATCAACGGCTCCCGCCGGTCAACGTGTGGCGATTTTGGTATTTGGTACTTTGCTATATCCCGCACTTGAAGTGGCTGAAGGCATTAATGCAACAGTTGCCAATATGCGTTTTGTTAAACCGCTGGATGTTGATTTAATTCAATCACTAGCTGCTGAGCATGATTATTTTGTGACGATTGAGGATGGGGCTATTGCCGGTGGCGCTGGCAGTGCTTGCTTAGAGGCGCTATCGAAGCTCGGTATTAATAAACCCCTCTTGCAATTAGGTCTTCCTGATGAGTTCATTGAGCATGGTGACTACAGCTTGTTGATGACCAAGTGTGGCTTGGACGTAGAAGGCATTGCCAACTCAATCAAACAACGATTTCCGACAATATTGACCATAAATTCAGCGCTTTCAGGCAAATAA
- a CDS encoding SRPBCC family protein, translating to MTNLATAQKLAPSNLQLPVSAYFDADLYQREIELLFKQGPGYVGHELMVPEIGSYQTLSAENEGRILVRNESGVELLSNVCRHRQALMLNGKGKADNIVCPLHRWTYDLGGNLLGAPHFEDKPCLNLGKSPLQNWQGLLFEGPRDVRSDLAKLGVTEDLKFDGYVLDHVEVHECNYNWKTFIEVYLEDYHVVPFHPGLGKFVSCEDLHWEFGDWHSVQTVGIHKDLQTPGSPTYRNWHEAVLRQFDGKAPRHGAIWLTYYPNVMVEWYPGVLCVSTLHPMGPGKTRNIVEFYYPEEIALFEREFVEAERAAYMETCIEDDEIAERMDQGRAALLARGINEVGPYQSPMEDGMQHFHEWYRRVMNFEGA from the coding sequence ATGACTAATCTGGCTACCGCGCAGAAACTTGCGCCGTCCAATCTACAACTGCCGGTTTCGGCTTATTTTGACGCTGATTTATATCAGCGGGAAATTGAACTGCTTTTTAAGCAGGGCCCTGGCTATGTTGGCCACGAACTCATGGTGCCTGAAATAGGCTCCTATCAAACCTTAAGTGCTGAAAACGAAGGTCGCATCCTCGTTCGCAATGAATCTGGTGTAGAACTACTTTCGAATGTTTGCCGGCATCGTCAAGCACTCATGCTCAATGGCAAAGGCAAGGCCGACAATATTGTTTGCCCATTACATCGTTGGACCTATGACTTGGGCGGCAACTTATTAGGCGCTCCACACTTTGAAGATAAGCCTTGTTTAAACCTTGGCAAGTCACCCTTACAAAATTGGCAAGGACTCCTATTCGAAGGTCCACGCGATGTACGCAGTGATCTCGCCAAACTAGGCGTTACTGAAGACCTCAAGTTTGACGGTTATGTACTCGATCATGTTGAAGTGCATGAGTGTAATTACAACTGGAAAACATTTATCGAGGTATATCTCGAGGACTATCACGTTGTTCCATTTCATCCAGGCTTAGGTAAATTTGTTTCTTGTGAAGATCTGCACTGGGAATTTGGTGATTGGCATAGCGTACAAACGGTAGGCATTCATAAAGATCTGCAAACTCCCGGTTCACCAACCTATCGCAATTGGCATGAAGCGGTGTTACGTCAATTTGACGGCAAAGCCCCACGCCATGGGGCTATCTGGCTGACCTACTACCCTAATGTCATGGTGGAGTGGTATCCAGGCGTTCTATGCGTATCAACATTACATCCAATGGGTCCTGGCAAAACACGCAATATTGTGGAGTTTTACTACCCAGAAGAGATTGCTTTATTTGAACGTGAGTTTGTTGAAGCAGAGCGTGCTGCTTACATGGAAACCTGTATCGAAGATGATGAAATCGCCGAGCGCATGGACCAAGGACGCGCAGCACTTTTAGCACGCGGCATCAATGAAGTGGGCCCGTATCAAAGCCCCATGGAAGACGGCATGCAACATTTCCACGAATGGTATCGCCGCGTTATGAATTTTGAAGGCGCATAA
- the xseB gene encoding exodeoxyribonuclease VII small subunit, translating into MPAKKSESQKPGLEVQIDPDLRYEQAVKELEKLISDMESGKFSLEETLLAYQRGAALLKHCQGMLAQVEQQVRVFEA; encoded by the coding sequence ATGCCAGCCAAGAAGTCAGAGAGTCAAAAACCCGGTCTTGAGGTCCAAATTGACCCCGATTTACGCTATGAACAGGCCGTAAAAGAGCTTGAGAAGCTTATTTCTGACATGGAGTCCGGAAAATTTTCTCTTGAAGAAACCTTGCTCGCCTATCAACGTGGCGCGGCATTACTCAAGCACTGCCAAGGTATGTTGGCTCAGGTTGAACAACAAGTTCGCGTTTTCGAGGCTTAA